One window of Pseudomonas sp. FP198 genomic DNA carries:
- the nagZ gene encoding beta-N-acetylhexosaminidase — MTAGLQGSLMVDVAGTWLTAEDRHLLRQPEVGGLIIFARNIEHPRQVRELSAAIRAIRPDLLLAVDQEGGRVQRLRQGFVRLPAMRAIADNPNAEYLAEQCGWIMATEVLAVGLDLSFAPVLDLDYQRSAVVGSRSFEGDPERAALLAGAFIRGMNTAGMAATGKHFPGHGWAEADSHVAIPNDERSLEQIRANDLLPFARLSKQLGAVMPAHVIYPQVDASPAGFSRRWLQDILRGELQFDGVIFSDDLSMAGAHVVGDAASRIEAALTAGCDMGLVCNDRAAAELALSAAQRLKIKPSARIARMRGQAFASIEYRQDPRWLTAIGALKAAQLID; from the coding sequence ATGACTGCTGGCCTGCAAGGCTCGTTGATGGTGGACGTCGCCGGTACCTGGCTGACGGCCGAGGATCGCCATCTGTTGCGTCAGCCCGAAGTGGGCGGCTTGATCATCTTCGCTCGCAACATCGAGCATCCGCGCCAGGTGCGCGAGCTGAGTGCGGCGATCCGCGCCATTCGTCCCGACCTGTTGCTGGCGGTCGATCAGGAAGGGGGGCGTGTCCAGCGCCTGCGCCAAGGGTTCGTGCGTCTGCCGGCGATGCGGGCCATTGCCGATAACCCGAATGCCGAATACCTGGCCGAACAATGCGGCTGGATCATGGCCACCGAGGTGCTGGCGGTCGGCCTCGATCTGAGTTTCGCCCCGGTGCTGGATCTCGATTATCAGCGCAGTGCCGTGGTTGGCAGTCGTTCATTCGAGGGCGATCCCGAACGCGCCGCATTGCTGGCCGGTGCCTTCATTCGGGGCATGAACACCGCGGGCATGGCCGCCACGGGCAAGCATTTTCCTGGGCACGGCTGGGCCGAGGCGGATTCCCATGTGGCCATCCCCAATGATGAGCGCAGCCTGGAACAGATCCGCGCCAACGATCTGCTGCCGTTTGCCAGGCTGAGCAAGCAGCTTGGCGCCGTGATGCCTGCCCATGTGATCTATCCGCAAGTCGATGCCAGCCCGGCCGGGTTTTCCCGACGTTGGCTGCAGGACATCCTGCGGGGCGAGTTGCAGTTCGACGGGGTGATTTTCAGTGATGACCTGTCAATGGCCGGTGCCCATGTGGTGGGTGATGCCGCGAGTCGTATCGAGGCTGCATTGACCGCCGGTTGCGACATGGGATTGGTGTGCAACGACCGCGCTGCCGCAGAGTTGGCTTTGAGCGCCGCCCAGCGCTTGAAGATCAAGCCGTCGGCGCGGATCGCCCGCATGCGTGGCCAAGCCTTCGCAAGTATCGAGTATCGCCAGGATCCACGCTGGCTGACAGCGATCGGCGCATTAAAAGCTGCCCAACTGATCGATTAA
- a CDS encoding S-methyl-5'-thioinosine phosphorylase — translation MTVYAIIGGTGLTQLEGLTIRQSLAVETPYGAPSADVQIGEYAGREVLFLARHGHPHRFPPHQVNYRANLWALKQAGAEAILAVNAVGGIHAAMGTGHFCVPHQLIDYTSGRQHTYFADDLEAVTHIDFSYPYTETLRQKLIAALAAEGCGYSSHGVYACTQGPRLETVAEIARLERDGCDIVGMTGMPEAALARELELDYACLALVVNPAAGKSTAVITMAEIEQALHDGMGKVKSTLARVLAAG, via the coding sequence ATGACCGTTTACGCAATTATCGGCGGCACTGGCCTGACCCAGCTGGAAGGCCTGACCATTCGCCAGTCCCTGGCGGTGGAAACGCCCTATGGCGCGCCATCGGCCGACGTGCAGATTGGCGAATATGCCGGGCGTGAGGTGCTGTTCCTGGCCCGTCATGGCCATCCTCATCGTTTTCCGCCGCACCAGGTCAACTATCGCGCCAATCTCTGGGCTCTGAAGCAGGCGGGTGCCGAGGCCATCCTGGCGGTCAACGCCGTGGGCGGGATCCACGCGGCGATGGGCACCGGACATTTCTGCGTGCCCCATCAGTTGATCGATTACACCAGTGGCCGCCAGCACACGTATTTTGCCGATGACCTGGAAGCGGTTACCCATATCGATTTCAGCTATCCCTACACGGAGACGCTGCGCCAGAAGTTGATTGCCGCCCTGGCCGCCGAGGGCTGCGGCTACAGCAGCCACGGCGTCTATGCCTGCACGCAGGGGCCGCGCCTGGAAACGGTGGCTGAAATCGCCCGCCTGGAGCGTGATGGTTGCGACATCGTCGGCATGACGGGCATGCCGGAAGCAGCATTGGCTCGCGAGCTGGAGCTGGACTACGCGTGCCTGGCTCTGGTGGTTAACCCGGCGGCAGGCAAATCCACGGCGGTGATCACCATGGCCGAGATCGAGCAGGCGCTGCATGACGGGATGGGGAAGGTGAAGTCGACCTTGGCGCGGGTGCTAGCGGCAGGCTGA
- a CDS encoding DEAD/DEAH box helicase, whose amino-acid sequence MPSPLSKPLAPSWVNRFKEQSLERGRRYALENRVRIVETGDSTIIASCEGSGGSVYRQTIRLKESAKGTLILLEAACSCPVRINCKHCAAVLLQVQETLAYPAAEKDAHLLEKLQTVLDNRSPKAPPQVLVDNVQPLPRLWLASIEFSAFEPRNGKMQRYIQHRAALSFSYLDEYVSGQRNTDVMIRQETQTLRIKRQTDVEQSYREQLRILGFKVATRQSKALPESAGELYEMVNDSAWLTFTLNDLPKLRNQGWELQIDEDFGFDLTAVDEWYATVEETPERDWFDLELGIIVNGERLSLLPILLNLMRSHIELFNPERLARRRDDELILVNLPHRPNSEFGPQQVALPYGRLKPVLATLGEFYLQEPGTIKLRLNSADALRLNPLQDMPLRWEGGEHIRGLAQRLRDIKDYTAAAPEGLNATLRPYQLEGLSWMQSLRQLEVGGILADDMGLGKTLQTLAHILSERNAGRLDRPCMVVMPTSLIPNWLDEASHFTPQLKVLALYGAGRKKHFERLADYDLILTTYALLPKDVERLKAQPLHVLILDEAQYIKNPTSKAAQAARELDARQRLCLSGTPLENHLGELWSLFHFLLPGWLGDIKEFNRDYRVPIEKRGSAARLQHLNGRIKPFLLRRTKEQVATELPPKTEIIHWVELSDAQRDVYETMRLAMDKKVRDEITRKGVARSQIIILEALLKLRQVCCDLRLISDAALPARGSASGKLDSLMEMLEELFEEGRRVLLFSQFTSMLALIEDELKKRGVEYAILTGQTRDRRTPVKEFQSGKRQIFLISLKAGGVGLNLTEADTVIHYDPWWNPATENQATDRAYRIGQEKPVFVYKLIARGTVEEKIQLLQKEKSDLAAGVLDGRVAGDWKLQNEDIEALFAPLPDKLEKR is encoded by the coding sequence ATGCCCTCGCCCCTGAGCAAACCCCTGGCACCCTCCTGGGTCAATCGATTCAAGGAACAAAGCCTGGAGCGCGGACGCCGATACGCGCTGGAAAATCGCGTCAGGATCGTCGAGACCGGAGACAGCACCATCATCGCCAGCTGCGAAGGCTCTGGCGGCAGCGTCTATCGTCAGACCATTCGCCTCAAGGAGTCAGCCAAGGGCACGCTGATCCTGCTCGAAGCGGCCTGCTCCTGCCCGGTGCGCATCAACTGCAAACATTGCGCGGCGGTCTTGTTGCAGGTCCAGGAAACCCTGGCCTACCCAGCCGCCGAGAAAGACGCGCATCTGCTGGAAAAACTCCAGACCGTGCTCGACAACCGCAGCCCCAAGGCCCCGCCGCAGGTGCTCGTGGACAACGTGCAACCGCTGCCGCGCCTGTGGCTGGCGAGTATCGAGTTCAGCGCTTTCGAGCCGCGCAACGGCAAGATGCAGCGCTACATCCAGCACCGCGCGGCCCTGTCCTTCAGCTACCTGGACGAATACGTCAGTGGCCAGCGCAACACCGACGTAATGATTCGCCAGGAAACCCAGACGCTGCGCATAAAACGCCAGACCGATGTGGAACAGTCCTACCGCGAACAACTGCGAATCCTCGGCTTCAAGGTCGCCACCCGGCAAAGCAAGGCGCTGCCGGAAAGCGCCGGCGAGCTTTACGAGATGGTCAACGACAGCGCCTGGCTGACCTTTACCCTCAATGACCTGCCAAAACTGCGCAACCAAGGCTGGGAGTTGCAGATCGACGAAGACTTCGGCTTCGACCTGACGGCCGTGGACGAGTGGTACGCCACCGTCGAGGAAACTCCGGAGCGAGACTGGTTTGATCTGGAACTGGGGATCATCGTCAACGGCGAGCGCTTGAGCCTGCTGCCGATCCTGCTGAACCTGATGCGCTCGCACATCGAGCTGTTCAACCCGGAACGCCTGGCCCGGCGCCGCGATGACGAACTCATCCTGGTCAACCTGCCGCACCGTCCCAATTCGGAATTCGGCCCGCAGCAAGTGGCCCTGCCCTATGGACGCCTGAAGCCGGTGCTGGCGACCCTCGGCGAGTTTTACCTGCAAGAACCCGGCACCATCAAACTGCGCCTGAACAGCGCGGACGCCCTGCGCCTGAACCCGCTGCAAGACATGCCGCTGCGCTGGGAAGGGGGCGAACACATCCGGGGCCTGGCCCAGCGGCTGCGCGACATCAAGGACTACACCGCGGCGGCACCGGAAGGCTTGAACGCAACGCTGCGGCCCTATCAGCTCGAAGGCCTGAGCTGGATGCAATCGCTACGACAACTGGAGGTTGGCGGCATTCTCGCGGATGACATGGGCCTGGGCAAAACCCTACAGACCCTGGCGCACATCCTTAGCGAAAGAAACGCCGGCCGCCTCGACAGGCCGTGCATGGTGGTGATGCCGACGAGCCTGATTCCCAACTGGCTCGATGAAGCCAGCCACTTCACCCCGCAGCTCAAGGTATTGGCCCTGTACGGCGCCGGACGCAAGAAACATTTCGAGCGGTTGGCCGATTACGACCTGATCCTGACCACCTATGCATTGCTGCCCAAGGATGTCGAGCGCCTTAAAGCGCAACCGCTGCACGTATTGATCCTGGATGAAGCCCAGTACATCAAGAACCCCACCAGCAAGGCCGCCCAGGCCGCCCGTGAACTCGATGCCCGGCAGCGGTTGTGCCTGTCCGGGACACCGCTGGAAAACCACCTGGGTGAATTGTGGTCGCTGTTTCATTTCCTGTTGCCGGGCTGGCTCGGCGACATCAAGGAATTCAACCGCGACTACCGCGTGCCGATCGAAAAACGCGGGAGCGCCGCACGATTGCAGCACCTTAACGGTCGGATAAAACCGTTTCTGCTGCGCAGGACCAAGGAACAGGTGGCAACCGAATTACCGCCCAAGACCGAGATCATCCATTGGGTCGAACTCAGCGACGCCCAACGGGATGTCTATGAAACCATGCGCCTGGCGATGGACAAGAAGGTGCGTGACGAGATCACCCGCAAAGGCGTGGCGCGCAGCCAGATCATCATCCTCGAGGCGCTGCTCAAGCTGCGCCAGGTGTGCTGCGACCTGCGCCTGATCAGCGACGCCGCCCTGCCAGCCCGAGGCAGTGCGTCGGGCAAGCTCGACAGCCTGATGGAGATGCTCGAGGAGTTGTTTGAAGAAGGTCGGCGGGTGCTGCTGTTTTCCCAGTTCACGTCCATGCTGGCGCTGATCGAAGACGAACTGAAAAAGCGCGGTGTGGAATACGCCATCCTGACCGGCCAGACCCGGGACCGACGCACTCCGGTGAAGGAATTCCAGAGCGGCAAGCGGCAGATTTTCCTGATCAGCCTGAAGGCCGGCGGCGTGGGTCTGAACCTGACGGAAGCGGACACGGTGATTCACTACGACCCGTGGTGGAACCCGGCCACCGAAAACCAGGCAACCGACCGCGCTTATCGCATCGGCCAGGAGAAGCCGGTATTCGTCTACAAGCTGATAGCCCGGGGAACAGTGGAAGAAAAGATCCAACTGCTGCAGAAGGAAAAGTCCGATCTCGCGGCCGGCGTGCTGGATGGGCGCGTGGCCGGGGACTGGAAACTGCAGAACGAAGACATCGAGGCCTTGTTCGCACCGCTGCCGGATAAGCTGGAGAAGCGCTGA
- a CDS encoding DUF6586 family protein, with product MAHELYTRTNQKIYFAGLSLEALARAEDGRAMNSPALIQAGRESALFHLYGALLGLCHEIAGFYRLPQANASRAELVLTREVLETIAIPELAEMVELAQNPETWLARLLAAHQALFQPPRAPRKPKGDVTQPLIVAVNLDEEEPEQELNREELESWRQNLKNLAIRFREGLNEC from the coding sequence ATGGCCCACGAACTCTATACCCGCACCAATCAGAAAATTTATTTCGCCGGCCTTTCGCTTGAAGCGCTTGCGCGGGCGGAGGATGGGCGTGCAATGAATTCCCCCGCGCTGATCCAGGCGGGACGCGAATCAGCGTTGTTTCATCTGTACGGTGCGTTGTTGGGCCTGTGCCACGAAATCGCCGGTTTTTATCGCTTGCCCCAGGCGAATGCGTCACGGGCCGAGCTGGTGTTGACTCGTGAGGTGCTGGAAACCATCGCAATTCCGGAGCTGGCCGAAATGGTCGAGCTGGCGCAGAACCCCGAAACCTGGCTGGCCAGATTGCTGGCCGCCCACCAGGCGCTGTTCCAGCCACCACGGGCTCCGCGCAAGCCCAAGGGCGACGTGACCCAGCCGCTGATCGTGGCGGTCAATCTTGACGAAGAAGAGCCAGAGCAAGAGCTGAATCGGGAAGAGTTGGAGAGCTGGCGGCAGAATCTCAAGAACCTGGCCATTCGCTTTCGCGAAGGGTTGAACGAGTGCTGA
- a CDS encoding TetR/AcrR family transcriptional regulator produces MAQSETVERILDAAEQLFAEKGFAETSLRLITSKAGVNLAAVNYHFGSKKALIQAVFSRFLGPFCISLDRELERRQAKPDVKPTLEELLEILVEQALVVQPRSGNDLSIFMRLLGLAFSQSQGHLRRYLEDMYGKVFRRYMLLVNEAAPRIPPIELFWRVHFMLGAAAFSMSGIKALRAIAETDFGVNTSIEQVMRLMVPFLAAGMRAESGVTDEAMATAQLRPRSKSVPALAKA; encoded by the coding sequence ATGGCCCAGTCGGAAACCGTTGAACGCATTCTCGATGCTGCCGAGCAGTTGTTCGCGGAAAAAGGTTTTGCCGAAACCTCTTTGCGTCTGATCACCAGCAAGGCCGGGGTGAACCTGGCTGCGGTGAACTATCACTTCGGTTCCAAGAAGGCGCTGATCCAGGCGGTGTTCTCACGTTTCCTCGGGCCGTTCTGTATCAGCCTCGACCGTGAACTGGAACGTCGTCAGGCCAAGCCTGACGTCAAGCCCACCCTGGAAGAGCTGCTCGAGATCCTGGTCGAGCAGGCCCTCGTGGTCCAGCCACGCAGTGGCAATGATCTTTCCATCTTCATGCGCCTTTTGGGCCTGGCCTTCAGTCAAAGCCAGGGTCACCTGCGGCGCTACCTGGAAGACATGTACGGCAAAGTGTTCCGTCGCTACATGCTGCTGGTCAATGAAGCGGCGCCACGCATACCACCGATCGAACTGTTCTGGCGCGTGCATTTCATGCTTGGCGCCGCTGCGTTCAGCATGTCCGGGATCAAGGCGCTGCGGGCCATCGCCGAAACCGATTTCGGCGTGAATACATCCATCGAACAGGTCATGCGTCTGATGGTGCCATTCCTGGCCGCCGGCATGCGTGCCGAAAGCGGCGTCACAGATGAGGCAATGGCGACAGCGCAGTTGCGTCCTCGCAGCAAATCCGTCCCGGCGCTCGCCAAGGCGTAA
- the lexA gene encoding transcriptional repressor LexA has protein sequence MLKLTPRQAEILAFIKRCLEDNGYPPTRAEIAQELGFKSPNAAEEHLKALARKGAIEMTPGASRGIRIPGFEAKADETTLPIIGRVAAGAPILAQQHVEESCNINPSFFHPRADYLLRVHGMSMKDIGIFDGDLLAVHTTREARNGQIVVARIGDEVTVKRFKRDGSKVWLIAENPEFAPIEVDLKDQDLVIEGLSVGVIRR, from the coding sequence ATGCTAAAGCTGACGCCACGCCAAGCAGAGATTCTGGCCTTCATCAAACGTTGCCTCGAAGACAATGGCTACCCGCCAACCCGCGCGGAAATCGCTCAGGAATTGGGTTTCAAGTCGCCCAACGCGGCGGAAGAACACCTCAAGGCACTAGCTCGCAAGGGCGCGATCGAGATGACGCCCGGTGCCTCGAGAGGCATTCGCATCCCCGGTTTCGAAGCCAAGGCTGACGAAACCACGTTGCCGATCATCGGCCGCGTAGCCGCTGGCGCTCCGATCCTAGCCCAGCAGCACGTTGAAGAATCCTGCAACATCAACCCCTCGTTCTTTCACCCAAGGGCTGATTACCTTCTTCGCGTGCACGGTATGAGCATGAAGGATATCGGCATTTTCGACGGCGACCTTCTGGCTGTTCACACCACCCGCGAGGCTCGCAACGGGCAGATCGTGGTGGCGCGCATCGGCGACGAAGTCACCGTCAAGCGGTTCAAGCGCGATGGCAGCAAGGTCTGGCTGATAGCCGAAAATCCCGAGTTCGCCCCCATCGAAGTGGACCTGAAAGATCAGGACCTGGTCATCGAAGGCTTGAGTGTCGGCGTCATTCGCCGCTAA
- a CDS encoding CsiV family protein: MRLFRSLTLLLTLVAPLAFADDLYQVEMILVRQNAEPAILSRAAPEDWDAGAQRLPTDSQRTPALGNIVEKLNASGQYSVLMHKAWQQNLGEQGSKVAVSAGAEQFGQFPIEGTLELKLGRFTDVDADFWVNQIDANGLVTASERLKQQSHTKNGQLNFLDNGHLGLLIKITSLTAPAPRQAPEAIPD; encoded by the coding sequence ATGCGCCTGTTTCGCTCCTTGACGTTGTTGCTGACCCTGGTCGCCCCCCTGGCCTTCGCCGACGACCTGTATCAGGTGGAAATGATCCTGGTTCGCCAGAATGCCGAGCCGGCGATTCTCAGTCGCGCCGCGCCGGAAGACTGGGACGCCGGCGCACAACGCCTGCCCACGGACAGCCAGCGCACGCCAGCATTGGGCAATATCGTCGAAAAACTCAACGCCAGCGGCCAATACAGCGTGCTGATGCACAAGGCCTGGCAACAGAACCTGGGCGAACAGGGCAGCAAGGTCGCCGTCAGCGCCGGCGCCGAACAGTTTGGCCAGTTTCCCATCGAGGGCACCCTGGAACTGAAACTGGGCCGCTTTACCGACGTCGACGCCGACTTCTGGGTCAACCAGATCGACGCCAATGGCCTGGTCACCGCCAGCGAACGCCTCAAGCAACAGAGCCACACCAAGAACGGCCAGTTGAATTTCCTCGATAACGGTCACCTCGGCCTGCTGATCAAGATCACCTCGCTGACCGCGCCCGCGCCACGGCAGGCGCCCGAAGCGATTCCGGACTGA
- the sulA gene encoding SOS-induced cell division inhibitor SulA — MQFPHTPQHTQLPLFEAFMAQPLVPVLKEVIESPWGVEPEAFSELSLRGAAGNCLNLLAPILRELSQDQDARWLTLIAPPASVTQAWLRDAGLNRERILLLQPRGTQSAQQLTCEALRLGRSHTVVSWLNPLTATARQQLISAARTGDAQSLNIRLG; from the coding sequence ATGCAATTCCCTCACACACCACAGCACACGCAACTTCCGCTGTTCGAGGCATTCATGGCCCAACCGCTGGTTCCAGTCCTGAAAGAGGTCATCGAATCGCCTTGGGGCGTCGAGCCCGAGGCCTTCAGCGAATTGTCGTTGCGTGGTGCGGCCGGGAATTGCCTGAACCTGCTGGCACCTATTCTGCGGGAGTTGAGCCAGGACCAGGACGCTCGCTGGCTGACGCTGATCGCGCCACCCGCCAGCGTTACCCAGGCCTGGTTGCGGGATGCCGGTCTCAATCGCGAGCGGATCCTGCTATTGCAACCGCGCGGCACACAGAGCGCCCAGCAATTGACGTGCGAAGCGTTGCGCCTGGGTCGCAGTCATACGGTGGTCAGCTGGCTCAATCCCCTGACCGCGACAGCTCGCCAACAGTTGATCAGCGCCGCACGCACCGGGGACGCACAAAGCCTGAATATTCGATTGGGCTAA
- the mfd gene encoding transcription-repair coupling factor — MPVLRLPLLPAAAGKQHWGNLPGAALSLAIAEAASAAKRFTLLLTADSQSAERLEQELAFFAPDLPVLHFPDWETLPYDLFSPHQDIISQRIASLYRLPELSHGVLVVPITTALHRLAPTQFLLGSSLVLDIGQKLDVEQMRTRLEASGYRYVDTVYEHGEFTVRGALIDLFPMGSKLPYRIDLFDDEIETLRTFDPENQRSIDKVQSIRLLPAKEFPLQKDAVTRFKARFRERFDVDFRRCPIFQDLSSGITPAGIEYYLPLFFEETSTLFDYLPQDTQVFSLPGIEQAAENFWNDVRNRYEERRVDPSRPLLPPAELFLPVEDCFARLKSWPRVVASQQDVETGVGRERFPARPLPDLAIEAKATQPLAALAGFLDQFPGRVLFTAESAGRREVLLELLERLKLRPKTVDSWPDFVAGKERLAITIAPLNDGLVLDDPALALVAESPLFGQRVMQRRRREKRADAANDAVIKNLTELREGAPVVHIDHGVGRYLGLATLEIENQAAEFLTLEYAEGAKLYVPVANLHLIARYTGSDDALAPLHRLGSETWQKAKRKAAEQVRDVAAELLDIYARRAAREGYAFADPKADYETFSAGFPFEETVDQQTTIEAVRADMLAPKPMDRLVCGDVGFGKTEVAMRAAFIAVHGGKQVAILVPTTLLAQQHYNSFRDRFADWPVTVEVMSRFKSTKEVNAAVADLAEGKIDIVIGTHKLLQDDVKFKSLGLVIIDEEHRFGVRQKEQLKALRSEVDILTLTATPIPRTLNMAVSGMRDLSIIATPPARRLSVRTFVMEQNKSTVKEALLRELLRGGQVYYLHNDVKTIEKCAADLAELVPEARIGIGHGQMRERELEQVMSDFYHKRFNVLIASTIIETGIDVPSANTIIIERADKFGLAQLHQLRGRVGRSHHQAYAYLLTPPRQQITPDAEKRLEAIANTQDLGAGFVLATNDLEIRGAGELLGDGQSGQIQAVGFTLYMEMLERAVKSIRKGEQPNLDQPLGGGPEINLRVPALIPEDYLPDVHARLILYKRIASATDEEGLKDLQVEMIDRFGLLPEPTKNLVRTTLLKLKAEQLGIKKVDGGPNGGRIEFEAQTPVDPLVLIKLIQGQPKRYKFEGATMFKFMVPMERPEERFNTVEALFERLTPTTA, encoded by the coding sequence GTGCCCGTTCTGCGTCTTCCGCTTCTCCCTGCCGCGGCAGGTAAACAGCACTGGGGCAACCTGCCCGGTGCCGCCCTGAGCCTGGCTATCGCCGAGGCTGCCAGCGCTGCAAAGCGCTTTACCCTGCTATTGACCGCCGACAGCCAAAGCGCTGAACGGCTGGAACAGGAGTTGGCTTTCTTCGCCCCGGATTTGCCAGTGCTGCATTTCCCGGACTGGGAAACCCTGCCCTACGACCTTTTTTCGCCGCACCAGGACATCATTTCCCAGCGCATCGCCAGCCTTTACCGGCTGCCGGAGCTCAGTCATGGCGTTTTGGTAGTGCCGATTACCACAGCCCTACATCGCCTGGCGCCGACCCAATTCCTGCTGGGCAGCAGCCTGGTGCTGGACATCGGCCAGAAGCTCGACGTCGAGCAAATGCGCACCCGGCTTGAGGCCAGCGGCTATCGCTACGTCGATACCGTGTACGAACACGGCGAGTTCACGGTCCGCGGCGCGTTGATCGACCTGTTCCCGATGGGCAGCAAATTGCCCTATCGCATCGACCTGTTCGATGACGAGATCGAGACCTTGCGCACCTTTGATCCGGAAAACCAGCGCTCCATCGACAAAGTGCAGTCGATCCGCCTGTTGCCGGCCAAGGAATTCCCCCTGCAGAAAGACGCGGTGACGCGTTTCAAGGCGCGGTTTCGCGAACGCTTCGACGTGGACTTCCGACGCTGCCCGATCTTCCAGGACCTGAGCAGCGGCATCACCCCGGCCGGTATCGAGTATTACCTGCCGCTGTTCTTCGAAGAAACCTCCACCCTGTTCGATTACCTGCCCCAGGACACCCAGGTGTTTTCCCTGCCCGGCATCGAGCAAGCGGCGGAAAACTTCTGGAATGACGTGCGCAACCGCTACGAAGAGCGGCGTGTCGACCCGTCCCGTCCTCTATTGCCACCCGCCGAGTTGTTCCTGCCGGTTGAAGACTGCTTCGCCCGCCTCAAGAGCTGGCCGCGCGTGGTGGCGAGCCAACAGGACGTGGAAACCGGCGTCGGTCGCGAACGCTTCCCCGCCAGACCGCTGCCGGACCTGGCAATCGAAGCCAAGGCCACGCAACCGTTGGCGGCCCTGGCCGGTTTCCTCGACCAATTCCCTGGCCGCGTGCTGTTCACCGCCGAGTCCGCCGGCCGTCGCGAAGTATTGCTGGAGCTACTCGAACGCCTGAAGCTGCGACCGAAGACTGTCGACAGCTGGCCGGATTTCGTCGCTGGCAAGGAGCGCCTGGCAATCACCATCGCGCCGCTCAATGACGGGCTGGTCCTGGATGATCCCGCCCTGGCACTGGTCGCCGAGAGCCCGTTGTTCGGCCAGCGGGTGATGCAGCGTCGCCGTCGCGAGAAGCGCGCCGACGCTGCCAACGACGCGGTCATCAAGAACCTCACCGAGCTGCGCGAGGGCGCGCCGGTGGTGCACATCGACCACGGCGTGGGCCGCTACCTGGGCCTGGCGACACTGGAGATCGAAAACCAGGCCGCCGAATTCCTCACTCTGGAATACGCCGAGGGCGCCAAACTCTACGTGCCGGTGGCGAACCTGCACCTGATCGCCCGCTACACCGGCAGCGACGATGCGCTGGCGCCGCTGCATCGCCTGGGCTCGGAAACCTGGCAGAAAGCCAAGCGCAAGGCCGCCGAACAGGTGCGCGACGTGGCCGCCGAATTGCTTGACATCTACGCCCGTCGCGCCGCGCGCGAAGGCTACGCGTTCGCCGATCCGAAAGCCGATTACGAAACCTTCAGCGCTGGCTTCCCGTTCGAGGAAACCGTCGACCAGCAGACCACCATCGAAGCCGTGCGCGCCGACATGCTCGCCCCCAAGCCGATGGACCGGCTGGTGTGCGGCGACGTCGGCTTCGGCAAGACCGAAGTGGCGATGCGCGCCGCGTTCATCGCCGTGCATGGCGGCAAGCAGGTGGCGATCCTGGTGCCGACCACCCTCCTCGCCCAGCAGCACTACAACAGTTTCCGCGACCGCTTCGCCGACTGGCCAGTGACCGTGGAAGTGATGAGCCGCTTCAAGTCGACCAAGGAAGTGAATGCCGCCGTGGCCGACCTGGCCGAAGGCAAGATCGACATCGTCATCGGCACGCACAAATTGCTCCAGGACGACGTGAAATTCAAAAGCCTCGGGCTGGTGATCATCGACGAAGAACACCGTTTCGGCGTGCGCCAGAAAGAACAGCTCAAGGCCCTGCGCAGCGAAGTCGACATCCTGACCCTGACGGCCACGCCAATCCCGCGCACGCTGAACATGGCGGTGTCGGGCATGCGTGACCTGTCGATCATCGCCACGCCGCCGGCCCGCCGCCTGTCGGTGCGTACGTTCGTGATGGAGCAAAACAAGAGCACGGTCAAGGAAGCGCTGCTGCGGGAGTTGCTGCGTGGCGGCCAGGTCTACTACCTGCACAACGACGTGAAGACCATCGAGAAATGTGCCGCCGACCTCGCCGAGCTGGTGCCGGAAGCCCGTATCGGCATCGGCCACGGACAGATGCGCGAGCGCGAACTCGAACAGGTGATGAGCGACTTCTATCACAAGCGTTTCAACGTGCTGATCGCCTCGACTATCATCGAGACCGGCATCGACGTGCCGAGCGCCAACACCATCATCATCGAGCGCGCCGACAAGTTCGGCCTGGCCCAGTTGCACCAGTTGCGCGGCCGGGTCGGCCGTAGCCACCACCAGGCCTATGCCTACCTGCTGACGCCGCCGCGCCAGCAGATCACCCCAGACGCGGAAAAGCGCCTGGAGGCCATCGCCAACACCCAGGACCTCGGCGCCGGCTTCGTGCTGGCCACCAATGACCTGGAAATCCGCGGTGCCGGCGAATTGCTCGGCGACGGCCAGAGCGGCCAGATCCAGGCCGTCGGCTTCACGCTGTACATGGAAATGCTCGAACGCGCGGTCAAGTCGATTCGCAAGGGCGAGCAACCGAACCTCGACCAGCCCCTGGGGGGCGGGCCGGAGATCAACCTGCGGGTGCCGGCGCTGATCCCGGAAGACTATCTGCCGGACGTCCATGCGCGGCTGATCCTCTACAAACGCATCGCCTCGGCCACCGACGAGGAAGGTCTCAAGGACTTGCAGGTGGAGATGATCGACCGCTTCGGGCTGTTGCCGGAGCCGACCAAGAACCTGGTGCGCACCACGCTGCTCAAGCTCAAGGCCGAGCAACTGGGCATCAAAAAAGTCGACGGCGGGCCCAACGGCGGCCGCATCGAATTCGAAGCCCAGACGCCGGTCGATCCGCTGGTGCTGATCAAGCTGATCCAGGGCCAGCCCAAACGCTACAAGTTCGAAGGCGCCACGATGTTCAAGTTCATGGTGCCCATGGAACGCCCGGAAGAGCGTTTTAATACCGTGGAGGCGCTGTTCGAGCGCCTCACTCCGACCACTGCTTGA